One Dermacentor silvarum isolate Dsil-2018 chromosome 10, BIME_Dsil_1.4, whole genome shotgun sequence genomic window carries:
- the LOC125941071 gene encoding uncharacterized protein LOC125941071 encodes MRVIVPAKLRNLLLDELHEGHSGIVCSKQLARSYVWWPSIDADLEHRVKACCGPLSFTVRATTPRGSFTWRRHKDQLLARTTDPDREASDQEGYEFLAFPPSVDPVTSSAPTTCGPAALKEIQTAGARRYPTRDRRPPDRYQAGV; translated from the exons ATGCGAGTGATCGTGCCGGCAAAGTTGCGCAACTTGCTGCTGGACGAACTCCACGAAGGGCACTCAGGTATCGTGTGCAGTAAGCAACTGGCGCGCAGCTACGTGTGGTGGCCGTCCATCGATGCGGACCTCGAGCATCGTGTCAAGGCCTGC TGCGGCCCTTTGTCTTTTACCGTTCGTGCTACCACACCCAGAGGCAGTTTCACCTGGCGTCGTCACAAGGACCAGCTGCTCGCGCGGACCACGGATCCTGACCGCGAGGCATCTGACCAGGAGGGATACGAGTTCCTGGCGTTTCCACCAAGCGTCGACCCAGTGACATCCTCCGCTCCTACCACCTGTGGTCCTGCCGCTTTGAAAGAGATCCAGACGGCGGGTGCAAGACGCTATCCGACTAGAGACCGTCGACCACCGGACAGATATCAAGCTGGAGTTTAG